One part of the Salvelinus sp. IW2-2015 unplaced genomic scaffold, ASM291031v2 Un_scaffold3762, whole genome shotgun sequence genome encodes these proteins:
- the LOC112076458 gene encoding tRNA endonuclease ANKZF1-like isoform X1, translating to MVMAVRNLTYTLKQTFRIINLTLCGNDPTHGRLHRFAQDVPESTMTAGPEYRSVFEYCLQDSALQEVREVTGVHEPPVHTKNPSHSHGVAVCPKEDLQDDEQPERESSLGRDVSDRMVCSACQCPFDTREEQMEHYKLDWHVST from the exons ATGGTCATGGCTGTGCGTAACTTGACGTACACGCTCAAGCAAACTTTCAGAATTATAAATCTCACTTTGTGTGGGAATGATCCCACGCATGGCCGACTACATCGATTTGCCCAAG ATGTTCCGGAGTCCACAATGACAGCAGGTCCAGAATACCGCTCCGTGTTTGAGTACTGTCTTCAAGACTCTGCTCTACAGGAGGTCCGAGAAGTTACCGGTGTTCATGAGCCTCCTGTACACACCAAGAATCCATCACACAGTCATG GAGTGGCTGTGTGCCCCAAGGAGGATCTCCAGGATGATGAACagccggagagagagagcagcctgggTAGAGATGTGTCTGACAGGATGGTGTGCTCGGCCTGCCAGTGCCCCTTCGACACCCGGGAGGAGCAG ATGGAGCACTACAAGCTTGACTGGCACGTTTCAACCTGA
- the LOC112076458 gene encoding tRNA endonuclease ANKZF1-like isoform X2 produces MTAGPEYRSVFEYCLQDSALQEVREVTGVHEPPVHTKNPSHSHGVAVCPKEDLQDDEQPERESSLGRDVSDRMVCSACQCPFDTREEQMEHYKLDWHVST; encoded by the exons ATGACAGCAGGTCCAGAATACCGCTCCGTGTTTGAGTACTGTCTTCAAGACTCTGCTCTACAGGAGGTCCGAGAAGTTACCGGTGTTCATGAGCCTCCTGTACACACCAAGAATCCATCACACAGTCATG GAGTGGCTGTGTGCCCCAAGGAGGATCTCCAGGATGATGAACagccggagagagagagcagcctgggTAGAGATGTGTCTGACAGGATGGTGTGCTCGGCCTGCCAGTGCCCCTTCGACACCCGGGAGGAGCAG ATGGAGCACTACAAGCTTGACTGGCACGTTTCAACCTGA